Below is a window of Ammoniphilus sp. CFH 90114 DNA.
TTTTACCGACCTGATAGGGACACTCTCTTTATCTATGTATTTGAAGTAGACACTGTGCATTCCTCCAGCAAGCTTCCAACACGTCCTCTAGCGGTCGTTGATAAAGATCAGATACCTTGTTAGCGACATCCTGTAGGAGTAAGGGGGTTGTCGCAAGGTTATGGAACGGTGGATCGTACTTCCATGGACCATCTGTTTCAAGCAATAATTGAGACAAGGGGATTTGATTTAGTAATTCCTGATCCCGGGGTCGGTAGCATACTTCAGGTGTCACAGAGATATAATATCCAGCCTCTACAATAAGACGTGTAACCTGAGGCGGAGCCTTCAACCAATGAAAGTGGGCCAGCTTCACTTGCTGTGCTTGGATGATCCTTAGTGCAAGTTCGGCTTTGTCATGAACGGCATGAAGAAGGATAGGCAGCTGATGTTGAACGGCTAGTTGAGAAAAATAACGAAGGATTTCTACATAAGGAGCCAAAGATGGCTGTTCCTTTATGCCATAGAACTGATAGTGAGGGAGCCCCACTTCTCCGATGGCTGATATATTTCGTCTTTCTTTTTCCACCAGAGCAGCGAATTCATAAAGTTCTTGTTCCTTCGGCAGAGCTAACTCAGGGTGATAGCCTACTGCAGCATAGACAAAGTCAGGATACTTGGCCTTAAGCTCTAATGTGGTGTAAGAGGACTTGAGGTCTGTCGAAACCGCTAAGACCCCTCGTACTCCATGACTTCTCCAACTCTCTATTGAACTTTCTAAGCGATCTGTATCGTATTGGTCGAGATGAATATGGGCATCAAAATACATCCTTATAGCCCCCGTTCTAAAATGTAACCTCTACTGCAAACATATGAAAAGTAAGCACTCGTATGCGTTCCGACGGTTGTACTCCTCTGATCAATTCAGGTTTGATATAGAGGGTAATCGTATCTCCATCCTGAAGACGGAGCTGAATACGCCTAAACGATCCTATGTAAGGCATCCGTACGGAATCCATAGAGTCTATCGTACCTGTGAGAAGTTCAAGTGATTCAGGTTGCCTCGTGTACATCCATTGACTAGTAAAGTAATGATAGAGGAAACTGTAATTCGTCCAAGTAGATAGAGATAATAGTAAGAAAATAAGCGTAATCCCTGCTAACACACCGAACTTAAAGGTTGGGAAGGAATGAGTAGGAGAGAATATCATCGTGGCGTTAACCCCAATCCCCACGAGGAGCCCTACGAATACCAATCCTGCAATGATCGTTTGAGCTTGCGCTTTTCTTCTCTTTTTATCCCATACTTTCATATTATATTCTAAATGATTCATCATACCTACCCTATTTCCTTTTTAGCGTTTTTTCTCATTATGTCAGACGAAGTTCAACTGTTCATTATAAAAAACTTGGTAAGGGCTTCAACTTTTCTCGATCTTCTTACGTCAATAAAAGTAAAGAGAGTAGACAGGGGGCAAAACAATGGTTCGCAATAAGTGGTTGTGGTTGTTGAAGGCAATGATGGGGCTTGTATTACTCCTTTTAGCCGGGTGTGGTCAACAGGAAGCAAAAGATGGTTCATCGAGTAACCAGAGTGCAATGGATTATGCAGCGAAAGAATCAGTTACAGCAGAAGGACCTGCTGGTTTCTCGGAAGGGGAAGTTGCGAATCTCGAACAAACAGCCTCCTACCAGAGAAAGATTATTAAAACAGCAGAAATGCGTCAAAAAGTGACGGAGCTTGAACCTGCGCTGAAGCTTGTGCAACAGTTGATTGATCGATCTGGAGGGTATATACAGTCTTCTTCCATTGAGCAGTATCGGGAAAATGAGCGGGAAGCCTTCTTTACGTTGCGGGTCCCGCAAGAGAATTATCTTTCCATTGTTGAACAGCTCCAAGCCATCGGAAAGTCCGTCAATATCTCGCAAAAGGGAGATGATGTGACGGAGCAGTTTTATGATAATGAGGCTCGTATCCAAAACTTAACCTTACAAGAAGAAGCAGTTCAGAAGTTACTGGCGAAAGCCGATAAAATGGAGGATATTATTAAGATTCAGCAAGAGCTGTTTCGTATTCGTGGTGAGATCGAAGCGTTGCAAGGGAAGAACCGCTATTTAGATCATATGGCTAATCTGTCCACAATTCAGTTGAGCATACAAGAGGTAAAGGAAGCGGAGTATGTAGAAGATAAGCCTTGGACCCAGGCGCGTGCCGGATTTGTCCAATCCCTAGGTGGAGTGGGAGAGTTCTTTACTCAGAGCGTAGTGTTGTTGGTGACTTACTTGCCGTTTCTCTTGTTTGTTTACCTCCCGATAGGTGTAGTTGTTTGGCTATTCATTCGCCGCCAAAAGAGAAAGAAGGAAAGAGAACGATCAGTAGAGGAAACGAAACCATAAAGAGAGGGGAAACTCCTCTCTTTATGGTTTTTGTTGATAGGGTGCAACTAAGTCGTATAAGCCCCGGTAAATATCAACGACTTCCTCAATCTTCATGCGGACTAAACCGCTGGAGGAGGGCCCTACAAACTCCACGACGCCTTCCATGACCGGAGGTTGTTGAACACCCCATCCAAGATTACGCTTTCCGCTATACTCTTCGTACACTCCTTTGCCTACGAAACATACGATTTTAGGTTTATATTTCAAGACTTTCTGCTTCAATAACTCTCGCCCTTCTTGGTATTCCTCTTTTGTAATTTCTAGCGCCGTTCGGGTGGGTCTTGCTACGATGTTCGTAAATCCATAACCAAGCTCTAACAAGTCGCGGTCTTCCTCTGTTGTATACTTTCTTGGGGTTAAGCCAGAACGGTGCAAGATCGTCCAAAAACGGTTATTGGGATTAGCGTAATGATGTCCCGTCTCTCCTGAACGGATACTAGGATTATAACCGACAAATAAGATGAGCAAATGTTCGCGTAGATGATCTGGGATTTCACTTAACATAGAAGGATCCTTTCTTTTTTTACCCTCTCTGCTCTTGTATACTAATCTAATAGGTAGCTGAGAAGGGGGGAGTTCTGTAACGTATGGCGGAACGTTTCCGATTTCTAGATTTTATTAAGGGATGGAGCATCCTTGGGGTTATCGTCATCCATATCGAGCTACTGATTACAGCAGATCATCCCCTTGTCGTTATGGGGCAGATCATCGATATGCTGTTTCGCTTTGCGGTGCCTGTCTTTATTGGGGTTCTCGGCTTCATGACCTATAATAAGTACTGGGGAATGGACAATTGGGATTCATTCCTGTTACATAAGGCGAGAACATACGGTATTCCCTATCTAATCTGGTCAACCGTCTATTATTTTACACCAGACATTTATTACTTGCGACCCGACCTAGGGGTCCTGTCTAGCGTTGTTTTCGGATATTCTGAGGTTCATTTGTACTTTATGGTCGCATACTTTGGTTTTATCCTTTTGACTCCCTTTATCGTGTTAGGGGGAAGGCAAATGACAGCAAGCTCGTTGACTGGAGTTCTAGTATCCGTCGTGATTCTTCATCTGGGGTTGCTTTATACGGCGGAGCAATCCATTTGGCAAGGCTCGTTGGACACGTTCTATCTAAATACGGACGCGAGATTGCCCCTGCATTGGATGTCATTCTACGCTCTAGGACTGCTGCTTGCAATTCATCAGGAGAGAGTAGTCACCCTTGCAAAAAAGGGGAATAAGATCCTTATAAGGGTATGTATGGCTTTGTCTTATCTTTTGTTTGCCGTATTTTTGGTTGAGAGTAGGAGAACTTATTTTATTTATTATACCCCTTTTCTGGTTCCCTTTTCTGTTCTTGCTTTATTACTACTAGGTGGGCTCTATCCAAGGGTGGAATCCAACAGGCTTGTTAGTTTTATTACTTTTATAGGGAGAAATACTTTTCCTATCTATTTATCTCATATTTTATGGATCAAGATCGCCTATTTGTTTGTTGCTCAAGGTCAAGTTTCGATGATTTATCTTTTGCTTATTTTTCTACTAGTCGTCTTAGGGTCAGTTGCTTGGATAAGGGTAGAACGTGACCTAAAGGTTATTATTGGCAACATCGTTTTTACTTTAACGCGGCGAAAAAGGATTGCAAGGAAACTAAAATAGAGAGATAATAAGGTTTATTCAGAAATCAAATTGGGGGATCAAGATGAAGGTAGCAAAGTTTGGCGGAACATCGGTTGCTTCCGCAGCACAAATAAAGAAGGTTTATCAGGTCGTTATTTCCGATCCAGAAAGAAGAGTTGTCGTCGTTTCCGCACCGGGGAAACGTTTTAAGGAAGATACGAAGGTGACGGACTTGCTCATTGCGTGTGCAGAGCAATTCTTAGAGCATGGGGAAGGGAACGACGCTTTTCAAGCAGTTGTATCG
It encodes the following:
- a CDS encoding TatD family hydrolase translates to MYFDAHIHLDQYDTDRLESSIESWRSHGVRGVLAVSTDLKSSYTTLELKAKYPDFVYAAVGYHPELALPKEQELYEFAALVEKERRNISAIGEVGLPHYQFYGIKEQPSLAPYVEILRYFSQLAVQHQLPILLHAVHDKAELALRIIQAQQVKLAHFHWLKAPPQVTRLIVEAGYYISVTPEVCYRPRDQELLNQIPLSQLLLETDGPWKYDPPFHNLATTPLLLQDVANKVSDLYQRPLEDVLEACWRNAQCLLQIHR
- a CDS encoding DUF4349 domain-containing protein is translated as MVRNKWLWLLKAMMGLVLLLLAGCGQQEAKDGSSSNQSAMDYAAKESVTAEGPAGFSEGEVANLEQTASYQRKIIKTAEMRQKVTELEPALKLVQQLIDRSGGYIQSSSIEQYRENEREAFFTLRVPQENYLSIVEQLQAIGKSVNISQKGDDVTEQFYDNEARIQNLTLQEEAVQKLLAKADKMEDIIKIQQELFRIRGEIEALQGKNRYLDHMANLSTIQLSIQEVKEAEYVEDKPWTQARAGFVQSLGGVGEFFTQSVVLLVTYLPFLLFVYLPIGVVVWLFIRRQKRKKERERSVEETKP
- a CDS encoding mismatch-specific DNA-glycosylase; this encodes MLSEIPDHLREHLLILFVGYNPSIRSGETGHHYANPNNRFWTILHRSGLTPRKYTTEEDRDLLELGYGFTNIVARPTRTALEITKEEYQEGRELLKQKVLKYKPKIVCFVGKGVYEEYSGKRNLGWGVQQPPVMEGVVEFVGPSSSGLVRMKIEEVVDIYRGLYDLVAPYQQKP
- a CDS encoding acyltransferase, translating into MAERFRFLDFIKGWSILGVIVIHIELLITADHPLVVMGQIIDMLFRFAVPVFIGVLGFMTYNKYWGMDNWDSFLLHKARTYGIPYLIWSTVYYFTPDIYYLRPDLGVLSSVVFGYSEVHLYFMVAYFGFILLTPFIVLGGRQMTASSLTGVLVSVVILHLGLLYTAEQSIWQGSLDTFYLNTDARLPLHWMSFYALGLLLAIHQERVVTLAKKGNKILIRVCMALSYLLFAVFLVESRRTYFIYYTPFLVPFSVLALLLLGGLYPRVESNRLVSFITFIGRNTFPIYLSHILWIKIAYLFVAQGQVSMIYLLLIFLLVVLGSVAWIRVERDLKVIIGNIVFTLTRRKRIARKLK